The following nucleotide sequence is from Pseudonocardia abyssalis.
CGCACCCGGCCCGCTCCCCCGTCGCGGCGTCGCTGATCTCCGCACGCGACGGCAGGGTGACCATGGTCCGCGGGCCGCGGCAGTGCGGCACCGGCTCCAGCTGCTCGCCGGTGCGACGCCCGAGCACCGGCCCCCGCTCGATACCCGGGACGGGCAGGGGCGACAGGCCGGCGAGCCCGTCGACCACCACGCCCACGGGTCCGGTGCGTGCGGTTCGCCGCGGCCCGGCGACGACAGCCCGAGGAGGGACGGACCGGCCTGCAGCTCGTGCTGGCGCAGCACCCGGTGGAGGACCGTGTTCCGGGCGCTGCCCGCGTGCCGCGGGCCGTCACGGTGCCGAGCGGACCCGGTCGGAGGTGAGCCGGTCCGACGGCCGGTCCGCCGGCTCACCGGACGGGGACCGGCGGCCGGTGCGGGACGGCACCGGGCCCGTCGCGGGCGGCCAGCCGATCCGCAGCACCAGCTGGGGTGACAGCGTGCCGCCGAGCACCTCGTCCCGCACCAGTTCCCGGGTCCCCGCCAGCTCCAGCGGCTCGCTCAGCACGCTGCTCGCGAGCCCGAGGGTCGTGGCCCGGAGCAGGACGGCGCTGACCGCCTCGCCCGCCCGCAGGTGCGACAGCCGGTCGTCCGATGAGGTGCCGAGGACGAGCACGGTGGCCGCATCCTGTGGTCCCCCGTCAGCCCGTCCCGTGCCGCCGCGGCCCGTCCCGTCGACCGCGGCCGCACCGTCGAACCGGTCCGGGGCGTCGCCCAGGTCGCCGCCTGCGAACCGGCGCGCGGGTGTTCCGGCCCACGACCCGGGAGCCGGGATCGCCCCGGCCGGCACCCCCTCCGGTCCGCCCCTCCCCGCATGGCCGGTCCAGGTCCGCAGCTCGGCCTCGTAGCCGAACGTGTCGTCGTGCTCGACCGCGGCGGTGCGGATCGCGATGGCCAGCGTCCGGCGGTCGACCGCTTCGGTCACCACGCGCAGCACCGCCCCCTGCTCGGCGGCGCAGTCCACCAGCTGCGCGAGGAACCCCTCGGGCACCGGCCACTCCCCGAACCGCCTGCGGTCGGACTGCCGGCCGTCGATCGCGGCGACCTGCTCGGCGGCGAGTGCGCGGTCGACGCCGTCGGCACCCGGTCGGAGCGCGACGACGGCGAGCAGGTCGGGGTCATCGGGGTCGGGAAGGCGCTCGACGGTGACACCGATGTCCGATGCGGCCAGGGCCATCCGCAGGTGGTGCAGCCAGGCGCCGCAGCTCACGAGCAGGTCGCGGCCGTCCGGGTCGGTCGCCATGAGCCACCGGTCCATGTCGGCGTGGAGATGGATCGCCGCACCGCCGAACTCCCACCGCCACGGTTGCGTGTTGTGCACCGACGGCGCCCGTCCGGCCAGCTCCAGAGCCGCGTGCACCGTGTCGTGGTCGACCGTACCGGTGATCATGTCCGCTCCGTCTCCGGTGGTTCCCCGCGGCCCGACGTCTCGCCGGGGCGGCAACCGCCGGCCCCATTGACGCAGCCGCCGCGCACCGGGCGCAGGGGCCGCAGGTCCGTGGTCGTGAGGCCGTCCGGCCCGATCGCGTTCAGGCCGGAACGGTCGCGGCACCCACGCCCACCGGTGCGGCGTCCGGCATCGGGTACTCCCGCTCCGGTGCGACGACGGTGACCGCGCACCGGGCGTGCAGCACGCAGTGCAGCCCGACCGACCCCAGCACCGCGCTGGCCACCGCACCGCGCCCCCTGTGCCCGAGGACCAGCAGGTCGGCGTCGCGCGACTCGGCCAGCAGCACGTCGGACGGTGCGCCGACGACGGCGGCCACCGACACCGGCACCCGCGTCAGCTGCGTGCCGTGGGCTGCGACGACCTCGTCCACCATCCGCTGCGCCTCGGCCTGCACCTGTGCGACGACCTCGACCGACGGCGGCACCACGCCCATCCCGTAGGTCGCCACCCAGTACTCCGGCAGCGGCACCACGGCCACCACGCGCAGCCGGGAGCCGCGACGGGCCGCGTCGTGCAGGGCGTGCTCCAGCACCGGCCGGGACGCGCGGGTCCCGTCGACGCCGACCACCACGGTGCCGATCTCGTCCATGTCCGTCTCCCGTCTCGGTCGTCGCCCCACCGTGCGCCGGCCGGGGTGGGCTCGGACAGGGGCGAAGGTCCCGGAGACGGCCGGTCACGGCGACGTCCTCAGGCCACGACCGCGGACGGACGGACGACGGCCACCGGGCACGGTGCGTGGTGCAGCAGGGCCTGGCTGACCGAGCCCAGCACGAGACCCGCGAAGGTCCCCCGCCCCCGGGATCCGACGACGACGAGCTGGGCCCCGGCGGCCTGTTCCAGCAGCGCGTGGGCGGGGCGGTCCCGCGCCAGCACCGGGTGCACGGCGACGTCGGGGAACCTCGCCGACCACACGTCGAGCCACTCGGCCAGGTTCTCCTCCTGGAAACCCTCCGGCGGCGAGGTGACCCGATCCGCGACGGTGACGTGCCACGCGTGCACCGCGATCAGCGGTACCCGTCGCGCGGACGCCGCCTCGAAGGCGAACGCGAGTGCCGCGGCACCCTCCGGCGATCCGTCCACCCCCACCACCACGGGGCCCTCGGTCGGTACCGGCCCGCCGTCCGCGGATCCCCGCACCACCACGACGGGGCACTGCGCGTGGGCGGCCAGCGCCACGGCCACCGAACCGACCAGCAGCGCGGTGAGGCCCCCCACGCCCCGGTCGCCGAGCACGACCAGCGGTGCGCGCCCGGACTCGGCGACGAGGCTCGGGACCGGTTCGCCGGTCAGCACCTCGGTGCCGACGTCGGTGCCCGGCGCCACCTGCCGCGCGATCGCCGCCGCCGCGGCGACGGCGTCGGCGGCCTCCTCGCACAGGGCCTCGCGGTAGACCACACCGACCCGGGGGTCGCCGGGCCGCGTCGGCGGCATCGTGCCGACGGCGTCGACCAGCCGCAGCCCGGTGTGCCGGTACCGCGACTCGCATGCGGCCCACCGCACGGCGTCGAGGGCCGGCTGCGACCCGTCGACGCCCACCACGATCGGCGCCGGGGCACTGCGCACCCTCACCATGAGTCCTCCTGTGTCCTGTGTCGCCTCGCGCACCGGGGTCCGGTGCCGCCCCACCGTGCGCCCGTCGTCGGCGCACCGGCAGCAGCCGTGGTCCCGCCGTGACCGGGCCCCTGCCCGGGTCGGGCGGGTCCTCCGGCCCTGCCCCGCGCCGGTACGGACGGGTCAGCATCAGGTCCTGTCCCGCGCCCAGCACCGGAGGTCGGCATGCCGAAGTACGTGTACGCGTTCGCCGAGGGCCACAAGGACCTCAAGGACCTGCTGGGCGGGAAGGGCGCGAACCTCGCGGAGATGACCAACATGGGTCTCGCGGTGCCGCCCGGGTTCACGATCACCACCGCGGCCTGCCGGGCGTTCCTGGCGACCGGGATACAGCCGCCGGAGCTGGACGACCAGGTGGACCGGCACCTCGACGCGCTGCAGACGGCGGCGGGCCGCCGTCTCGGCGACCCGGACGACCCGCTGCTGGTGTCCGTCCGCTCCGGGGCGGTGTTCTCGATGCCCGGGATGATGGAGACCGTCCTCGACGTCGGGCTCAACGACTCCTCGGTGCTCGGGCTCGCCCGCGCCGCCGGGGACGACCGCTTCGCCTGGGACTCCTACCGGCGTCTGGTCCAGATGTTCGGCACCACCGTGCTCGGGATCGACGGGGCCCACTTCGACGCCGTGTTCGACGCGGCCAAGCTCGCCCGGGGCACCGCCGACGACCTCGGCCTGGACGCCGACGACCTGCGGGGGGTCGTCGGGGCCTACCAGGCGGTGGTGCGGGAGCGGTCCGGCCGGGAGTTCCCGCAGGATCCCCGCGAGCAGCTGGATCTGACCGTCCGCGCCGTGTTCGGGTCCTGGAACGCTCCGCGGGCGATCACCTACCGCCGCCGGGAACGCATCCCCGCCGACCTGGGTACCGCGGTGACCGTCCAGGCGATGGTGTTCGGCAACCTCGGGCCCGACTCCGGCTCCGGAGTGGCGTTCACCCGGGACCCGGCCACCGGCGAGCCGGGCGTGTACGGCGACTACCTCGCCCACGCCCAGGGCGAGGACGTCGTCGCCGGCATCCGCAACACGCTCCCGCTGAGCGAGCTGGAACGCCTCGACCCGGTGTCGCACCGCGACCTGCTGGCGAACATGGCCACCCTGGAACGGCACTACCGCGACCTGTGCGACATCGAGTTCACCATCGAGCGCGGCCGCCTGTGGATGCTGCAGACCCGGGTCGGCAAGCGCACGGCGGGCGCCGCGTTCGTCATCGCCTGCCAGCTCGTCGACGACGGCCTGATCGACGCCGACGAGGCGCTGCGCCGGGTCACCGGGGCCCAGCTCGTCCGGTTGATGTTCCCCCGCTTCGCCCCCGACGCGGCGACGACCGTGCTGGCGGTCGGGATGAACGCCTCCCCCGGCGCGGCCACCGGCGCGGCGGTGTTCGACAGCCCGACCGCGGTGGCCCGGGCAGCCGCGGGCGAGGACGTCATCCTCGTGCGCCGCGAGACGAATCCCGACGACCTGGCGGGAATGATCGCCGCGAAGGGCGTGCTGACCGGCCGCGGTGGCCGCACCAGCCACGCGGCCGTCGTCGCGCGCGGGATGGGCCGGACCTGCGTGTGCGGCGCCGAGGACCTGGACGTCGACGTCGACGCGCGGAAGATCGTCGGGCCCGGTGGGGTCATGGTGGCCGAGGGCGACCTCCTGTCGATCGACGGCAGCACCGGCGAGGTGTTCCTGGGCGCGGTGCCGGTCGTGGCCTCCCCGGTGATGGAGTACTTCGAGGGCTCGCTCGATCCCGCGTCGCCGGAGGCCGGGGAGCTGGTCCGGGCGGTGCACCGGCTCATGGAGCACGCCGACACGACCCGTCGCCTCGCCGTGTACGCGAACGCCGACACCGGGGCGGACGCGGCCCGCGCCCGGCGGTTCGGGGCCGACGGCATCGGGCTGTGCCGTACCGAGCACATGTTCCTGGGCGACCGCCGCGAGCAAGTCGAGCGCCTGGTGCTGGCCGACACCGACGCCGAGCGCGACGCCGCGCTGGCCGAGCTGCTGCCGCTGCAGCGCGCCGACTTCATCGAGGTGTTCACCGCGATGCAGGGCCTGCCGGTCACCATCCGGCTGCTCGACCCGCCGCTGCACGAGTTCCTGCCCGACCTGACCGAGCTCTCGGTGCGGGTCGCCCTGGCCGAGGAACGCGGCCGGGTGGACGCCGCGGACGTGCGCCTGCTCGCCGCGGTGCGGCGGCTGCACGAGGAGAACCCCATGTTCGGGCTGCGCGGGGTGCGCCTCGGGATCGTCGTGCCCGGGCTGTTCGGCATGCAGGTCCGAGCGATCGCCCAGGCCGCCGCGACCCTGCGACGCAACGGCGTCGAGGTCCGTCCGGAGATCATGGTCCCGCTGGTCGGGGCGGTGCAGGAGCTGCAGGCGGTGGCCGAGGAGACCTCGGCGGTCCTCGCCGACGAGGCGGAACGGCACGGCGTCGAGCTCGACGCCGCGATCGGCACGATGATCGAGCTGCCCCGAGCCGCGCTCACGGCGGGCCAGATCGCCGAGTCCGCCGAGTTCTTCTCCTTCGGCACCAACGACCTCACCCAGACGACGTGGGGCTTCTCCCGCGACGACGTCGAGGGGGCGTTCTTCTCCCGCTACCTGGAGCGCGGCATCTTCGGGACCTCGCCGTTCGAGACCCTCGACATCGACGGCGTGGGCCGGTTGATCCGGATCGCCGCCCGGGAGGGCCGGGCGACCCGCCCGGACATCCGGCTCGGCGTCTGCGGGGAGCACGGCGGTGACCCCGACTCCATCCACTTCTTCCACCACGAGGGCCTGGACTACGTGTCCTGCTCGCCGTTCCGGGTGCCCGTCGCCCGCCTGGAGTCCGCCCGTGCCGCCCTCGACCTCCCCTAGCCCGGGGTCCGTCGCACCCGGCCTGCCGACGGCGCAGAAGGAGATGCCGATGAACCGGACAGCCACCACGCGGCCCGACACGGATGTCGGGGCACCGTGCTCGGAGCCCGCCGCTGAACCGGTGTCCCACGTGTCGCCGGGGTCCGAGGAGCTGCTCCACCCGAACCTCATCGCATGGATGGTCACGCAGTTCGTCGACCTCGCGACGGCCTACTCCTGCCGGGCAACGCAGTGGGAGCCGAACCACGACGGCGATACAGGGAGGGCGAGATGAGGACACGGCGCTGGACGGACCTCAGTGACCGGCAGCGGACGGCGGTGCTGGTGGCGGCGTCGGTGCAGCTTTCGCTGGCCGCCACGGCGTGGGCCGACCTCGCCACCCGCCCGGCAGCGCTCGTCCACGGGCGCAAGGGCGTGTGGGCGGCCGTGATCGGGGTCAACTTCGTCGGCCCGATCGCGTACTTCGTGTGGGGGCACCGGGGTTCCTAGGGCCAGGGCCGTCCGGATCCTTCGGCCGCTGCGTGGGTCCGCGCCCGTGGCCCACGCTGGGGACTCCCGCAACCGGAGGAGGTCGTCCATGAGTGCCACCGACCCGTCCGCGACCGTCACCGGACCGCACCACGGCGCCGGCGGTGCCGCCGATCAGGTCCACGCAGCCGGCTCTGCCAGGTCGGCCGGGACGTCCTCGACGCACACCCTCGCCGTACGCGCCGCAGCGATCAGCGTGGCCGTGGCGGCCCCGGTCCGGTCGCGGTGGCCGAGCAGGGCGCCGCCCTCCCGAGTATCGAGTCCAGGTGGCGCAGGTCCGGGACAGGTCACCGACGCATTCCCCGCGGTGGGTGTAGCACGTCGCTGCACAGTCCGGGGCCAAGCCGCCGCGCCCTCGGGAGCACGGACCTTCGGCACCTTCGGCATTGGTGGGCGGTACGGCCCCGGCGCCCGCTCCGACGGGGTTGTGGCGTCGGGCTCCCACCGGCGCCGCCGGGCCGGCGTGGGCGTTCCCGTACCGGGCAACCGGCTGTTCACCTGCGGGCGGGATCGATCAGCCCGTAGTCGCCGTCGTCGCGGTGGTAGAGCACGTTCGCACGCCCGTGGTCGCCGTCGAGGTAGAACACGAACGGCAGGCCGGTGACCCGCAGCCGCTCCACGGCCTCCGCGGTGTCCAGCAGCGGTGCGGGCTGCGCGCTCACGGTGACCGCGATGTCGTGGGACCCGACCGGGTCGGGACCACCACCGGCCCGGGACAGCCGCAGACCCGTCGGTCCGTCCCGGTAGACCACGGCGTCCTGCCCGGTCGACGCCTCGACGAACAGGTGGAAGTCCAGACCCAGGTCCTCCATCTCGGCCACGGCCCCGTCCACCGACAACGGTGCGGGACTGCTCGTCGCGTGCCGGACGATCTCCGGCTCGGACGGACCCGGGCCGGCGTCCTCGTCGGCGCGCACCCGCCGCGGGCGCCGGTCACGAGACAGCCGCGCCAGGCGGTGCTCCAGGCGCTCCACCAGGAGATCCACCGCCGCACGCGGGGTCGCGGCCGCGGCGTGGACCAGCAACGGCCGACCGTCGAGATCGACGTTCGCGTGCGCCGTGACCGGCTCCACCCGGGCCGGGTCGCCGTGCTTCAGCACCCTCACGTGCACCCGGGGTACCGGACGGCGGGTGCGGGTGAGCGCGTCTGCCACCTCGCCCCGTGCGTACGCCGCGAGGTCGTCCGCGATGGACCCTCGCACCTCGACCACGATCTCGGACACCGTCGGCTCGTCGACTCGATTCACGCCTGCGACGCTGTCAGCCACGACCCGCTTCCGGCAGGGCCCTCCTACCCGCTCGACCCGTACGAAGTGCCCACCCGGACCCGTTGCCGGGCGAGGCGGGCCCGCAGCGAGCCGCCGGAGGTCGCGACCACCCGGGCCGTGATCAGCGACCACCCGGGCCGTGATCAGCGACCACATCGTCGCCCCGCGGCTGTTCGCGCAGATCGTGCTCCGGGCCGGCTGGGCCCGGCCCGGATCCCCAGGCCTGGCGCCCGCGTCCGAACGCCGGCCCCCGCAGCGGCACCGCGGCGACGCCCCCGCGTCCTCGACGGCGCTGCCGTCGCGAACGACACGTTTCAGGTCGCTGACGCAACGCGCCGACCACCGCCGCCGATGAACTCTTCGTCGGTGGTCGACGAAGGACGTCCAGACGGGGGCCGGAAGGGGTGCAGTGGACGGGAGATCGGCTCAGGCGTCGTTCGACGACGCCTGCCGGAACGTGGTGGCGCACCTCAAGGAGCAGGTCCCCTTCGCCTGCTGGTCGGTGAGCCGGGTCGACGCCGACCACCAGGTGCACCTCCGGCCGGACGACGACACCTACGGGCTGCAGCCCGGCCACGCCCTGCCGTGGAACGAGACGTTCTGCCGGCACATGGTCTCCGGGCGCACCCCGCGGATCGCGCCGGACGCCATGGCGGTGCCGCAGTACGCCGAGACGGCCGCCGCAGCGGGGATGCGGATCGGCGCCTACGCCGGCGTGCCGATCCTCGACGCCGACGGTTCGCTGTTCGGCACCCTCTGCGGGTTCGACCCCGAGACCCACGACGACGACCTGCTCCGCCACGGCCCCCTCCTGGAGCTGATGGCCGGGCTGCTCGGCCGGATCGTGCAGGTGGAGAGGATGCGTGACGAGGCCGTCGACCGTGCGGACGAGCTGCTGTGGGCCTCCCTGCACGACCCCGTGACCGGCCTCGTCGGTCGCCGGACCTTCCTCGACATGCTGACCCGCGCTGCGCAGCGGGCCACCGACCCCGAGCCCCGTGCCGCTCTGGTCCTGCTCCACCTCGACGACCTGGCGGCCGTCAACGAGACCTTCGGCCACGCCACGGGTGACCAGCTGGTCGTGCAGGTCGCAGGGCGGCTCACCGCCACCCTGCACCCGTTCGACACCGTGGCCCGCCTCGGCGACGACGAGTTCGCGATCCTGCTGCACGACGGCTCCGAACTCGACACCACCGTGCTGCGCGTCCGCGCCGCGCTGCCCGCATCCATCGCGGTCGCCGACGCCTCCGTCCCGGTCACGGCGAGCATCGGGGTGACCCCCGTCGACGGCGCGGCCCCCGACGACCTGCTCACCCGGGCCCGCGCCGCACGGCAGGTCGCCGCAGACCGGGCGGACGACCGGTGGGCGGTCCACGAGCCGGCCAGGACATCCGTCGGAGCCGGTGTCCCGATGCTGCGCGAACCGCTGCGCGCGGCGATCCGGACCGGGGCACTGCACCCCGCCTACCAGCCCATCGTGGCCCTCGACGACAACCGCGTCGTCGCCTACGAGGCGCTCGCCCGATGGACGCACGAGGGCACCCCCGTACCGCCCGACGTGTTCGTCCCGCTCGCCACCCGCACCGGGCTGCTCCCCGACCTGACCGACCACATGATCCACCGTGCGGCGGGCCAACTGGCCGACTGGTCGGCGACCCTGGGCCACCGCCGGCTCCAGGTCGGGGTCAACGTGCCCCCGCGCCTGCTGCTCGACCCGGACTTCCCGGACCGCGTCGCCCTCGGCATCCGGCGCCACGACCTCGCACCCGGCCAGCTGGTCCTCGAGATCACCGAGGACGCCCTGCTCGACGACCTCGACACCGCGTCGGCCATCGCGCGACGGCTCCGTGCGCTGGGCGTCATGTTGTCGCTCGACGACGTCGGCTCCGGGTACGCATCGCTGCTGCACCTGCGCCACCTCCCGCTGCAGTCCGCCAAGATCGACCGCGTGTTCGTCGACGACATCGACACCGACGACGACGCCCGACGCTTCCTGGGCGCTGTGCTCACCTGCGGCCGCGACCTGGGGATCCACGTCGTCGTCGAGGGGGTCGAGAGAGTCACGCAGGCCACGGTGCTGCGGTCCCTCGGCGCCGTCTACGCCCAGGGCCACTGCTTCGGACGGCCGGTCCGACCCGGCGACATCGACGTCCGAACCGAGACCGCCCGTCGTCCATCCGGTCGTGGCAGCGCCACGGGGGGATAGCGACCGTTCGCGCAGGGCCTTCACCGGATGTCCGCACCGCTCGACCGGAGCCGGACCGCGCTCGGCGGGACGGCCGGGCCGGGCTAGTTTGCCGGGATGAGTGTTCTCGAAACCGTGGCCGAGCGCGACGGCTGGCGGTGCTGGGTGTGCGACGAACCGGTCGACCCCGACATGTCGGTGAACGACCCGCGAGGACCCAGCGTCGACAGCCGGACCGCCGACCGGAAGGCCAAGGTCACCGAGCGGCTCGCGCACCGTGGGTGCAACACCCGCAAGGGCGCGGTCACCGTGGTCATCGCCTGGCCGGACCACCTGTACGTGGTCGAGCCCGCACCGCTGATCACCGTCGCCGGGAGACTGGAGCGCAAGGGGGGACGCGAGATGGTGGCCCGTTGTCCGACCGAGCGCGATGCCCAAGAGGCTGCGGACTGGCTGGTGGACCGGTTCTCCCGGCTGGTTCCGGGGTTGCCGGTGAACGCCGAGATCACGGCGGGTGGCGGCCAGTTCCTCCTCACCCTGGCCACCGGCCGTCGCTGACCCGGGATCCGCCGGAGACCGGCCGTCGGCGTCCACCCGGGTCAGGGCTGCTGAGCGACGACCGGGGCGACACCGGTCGAGGTCTCGTACGGGTTCGCGTACGGCAGCGGCTCGTCGCCACCCGGGGTGACGGTCTCGGAGGATGCCGTCGAGGTCGGTGTCGTCGAGTTCGGTGTCGTCGAGGTCGGTGTCGTCGAAGCCGCCGTCCTCGGTCTCGGGCCGGGCGGGTGTGGTGGTGTCGATCAGGGCGCGAACCGTCAGGCCGTCGGCACCAGGCGCCTGCTGCTGCGCCGCCAGGCCCAGACGACGACCAGTGCGGCCAGAATGGTCAGTGGCCACCCCATGGCGAGGCGGGCGACGCCCAGCCAACCGGTCTCGTCGCTGACGTAGAGCCACTGCTGCACCCCGAACCGGGCACCGGACACCGCCGCCAGTGCGAGCGTGGCGACGTCGTGGGCGCGCAGCACGCGACGGTCGGCGCGCCAGCCGTGGGTGTTGCCGTGCACGAGGTTCCAGACGACGCCGGTGAGCGGCCGACGGGCGAGCACCGAGCCGAGCGTGATGACGAACGCCGCCAGGTACGCCCAGATGCCGACGACGAAGAAGTCCCGCGCCGACCCGGTGATGGCCACGATGGCGATGGCCAGGGCGAGCCCGAGCAGACCGCCGACCGCCAGGCCGAACTTCTCCCCGCGCAGGAGCCGGTAGCCGGTGACGGCCAGCCCGACGGCGATCGACACGACGATCGTCGCGGTCAGGGGCAGGAAGGAGTTGGCGGCCACGAAGACGACGACGGGGACGGCGGAGTAGACGAACCCCATCGGGCCACCCATCTGCTCGAGCAGCGCCGTCTGGGGCGCGGCGGCCGGGCCGCGGGGCTTCTCCCCGGCCGGTCCGTGGTGAGGGTCGGTGGCAGTCATGGGTGTCCTCCCGGATCGCGTGGTGTGTGTCTCCAGGGAAGGCCGTGCCGTCGCGGCACAGGCAAGCCGCTGTGGTCCGCAGCACAGGGGTTGACCGTGCCGTGACGGCACGGTGTCCCCTTCCGGGCAACCACCACCCCTTGTAGAGGACCGATGTACAGGAAGTTGAAGCGGCGCCGGCAGCTGTCGAAGGCCCGGCCGGGCGACGGCAGCCGGCTGCAGCGGTTCCGGCTGTGGCACCTGCCGTCCCGCTCGCTGTTCGCCCTGGAGTCGCCCGACGGGTCCGGGCGTCCGCGCCGCTGGGTGCGCGCGGTCCGTCCGGCCCTCGCCGTCGGGCTCGTGATCTCCGATGCGGACCCTCGACACAGCGCGCCGTGAGCCCAGGCCGTTGCCGACGACGTCGTGCGTGCCGCTGCGCGGGTCGTCGGTGATGCGCTCGACGATCTCGTGTCCGGGTGGCACGTGGCCGGGCGGTGGTCGGATCGCACGCCCGGCGCGGTATGACCTGCGCCACTCGGGCTGGAGTGTGCCGCGGCGGCACGGCCCACCGTCGGCCACATCGACCAGCTCCGAGGAGACACCGTGACCAGCGACGTACCCACCACCCGCCCCGACCACCGGACACGACCCCGACGGGTCGTGAACGAACCCCTCCGGATCATCCGCGACAACCTCGGCGCCTACCTCGTCGTGAACCTGGCCATGTACGGCATCTCGATCGCCGGCGTCGTCACGGCCCTGATCCTCCCCGAGCTCAACGCCGCGCAGCTCGCCTCCATGCAGGAGGACGGAACCACGGACCTGGTCCTGGCGGTGATCGGCAACGTGTGGTTGTTCGCCCTGGTCATCCTGGGTGTCAACACGCTCACGGTCGGCGCGCTGGCGATCGTGCTGCCGTCGCTGGTCGTGCCCTTCGCCGGAATCGCCGTGTTCGCCTACCGCGCGTTCGACATCGGACTGACCCTCGCCCCGGCCGACCGGACCGGGTGGGTGATCCTCATCCCGCACTCCGTGACCTACGTCATCGAGTTCCAGGCCTACATCCTGCTCGTCCTCGGCGCCTACCTCCTCGGGAGGTCCTGGCTCCGCCCCGGGTCCGTCGGCGCCCCGAACCGTCGTGCGGGGTACGTCAGCGGGCTACGGCAGATCGGCTGGCTGAGCCTGCCCGCCCTGGTCCTGTTCGTCATCGGCGCGGTCTACGAGGCGTTCACGCTCCGCTACCTGGTTCCCGTGCTGATCCAGGCCATGGCCTGAGCCGCGACCCGGGACGCCGACGGCGCCGGAGGCATCCCGCTGACCTGATCGGGGAGGACGCCGCCCAGGTCGCCGGCGCCCAGCGTCAGCCGGTGCGCATCGGGATCGACCGGCCCGCCGGCTCCGCTCCGGGCGGGTATCGCCGCGAGTCCGCTCGACCGCGGCGGCCACGACGTCGTGTTCGTCGACGACGAGTACGCCGTGCGGTCATCAGCGGGCCGGCCACCGGCTGAGCCGGTGTCAGAACGGCACGGATGCCGTGTGCGCGGCGACGACCGCCGCGCCGACCCGCGCGATCGCCCGGCGCAGCCGCCCGGCCCGGCGTGCCGCCGGCTCGGTGCCGGATCGCCGACGTCCGAGCAGGGACCGGGTCGTGCGGAGCGATGTGGACGTCGAGATCATCGGGGATCCTCGGCTCGGAGGTCGGCAGGACGACGCGCCACATCGGAGGGCCGCGGGCCACTCAGAGGATGTGGAGGTCCTGACGACAGAGCCGGTCGTCGATGGACAGCTGGTCCATCGCGAGCAGGCACACACAGAACGTGTGCGCCATCCACGACGCTCCGGCGGTCATGGAGCCAGTGGACCACCCCGGAGCCGGTGAGCGCAACGCCGCGCAGGGCCCGCGGCTACCCCCCGAACTCGAGAACCGGCAGGCCGCCGACCCC
It contains:
- a CDS encoding DUF3159 domain-containing protein; this translates as MTATDPHHGPAGEKPRGPAAAPQTALLEQMGGPMGFVYSAVPVVVFVAANSFLPLTATIVVSIAVGLAVTGYRLLRGEKFGLAVGGLLGLALAIAIVAITGSARDFFVVGIWAYLAAFVITLGSVLARRPLTGVVWNLVHGNTHGWRADRRVLRAHDVATLALAAVSGARFGVQQWLYVSDETGWLGVARLAMGWPLTILAALVVVWAWRRSSRRLVPTA
- a CDS encoding bifunctional diguanylate cyclase/phosphodiesterase is translated as MDGRSAQASFDDACRNVVAHLKEQVPFACWSVSRVDADHQVHLRPDDDTYGLQPGHALPWNETFCRHMVSGRTPRIAPDAMAVPQYAETAAAAGMRIGAYAGVPILDADGSLFGTLCGFDPETHDDDLLRHGPLLELMAGLLGRIVQVERMRDEAVDRADELLWASLHDPVTGLVGRRTFLDMLTRAAQRATDPEPRAALVLLHLDDLAAVNETFGHATGDQLVVQVAGRLTATLHPFDTVARLGDDEFAILLHDGSELDTTVLRVRAALPASIAVADASVPVTASIGVTPVDGAAPDDLLTRARAARQVAADRADDRWAVHEPARTSVGAGVPMLREPLRAAIRTGALHPAYQPIVALDDNRVVAYEALARWTHEGTPVPPDVFVPLATRTGLLPDLTDHMIHRAAGQLADWSATLGHRRLQVGVNVPPRLLLDPDFPDRVALGIRRHDLAPGQLVLEITEDALLDDLDTASAIARRLRALGVMLSLDDVGSGYASLLHLRHLPLQSAKIDRVFVDDIDTDDDARRFLGAVLTCGRDLGIHVVVEGVERVTQATVLRSLGAVYAQGHCFGRPVRPGDIDVRTETARRPSGRGSATGG
- a CDS encoding stage II sporulation protein M, which codes for MNEPLRIIRDNLGAYLVVNLAMYGISIAGVVTALILPELNAAQLASMQEDGTTDLVLAVIGNVWLFALVILGVNTLTVGALAIVLPSLVVPFAGIAVFAYRAFDIGLTLAPADRTGWVILIPHSVTYVIEFQAYILLVLGAYLLGRSWLRPGSVGAPNRRAGYVSGLRQIGWLSLPALVLFVIGAVYEAFTLRYLVPVLIQAMA